In a single window of the Gossypium hirsutum isolate 1008001.06 chromosome D02, Gossypium_hirsutum_v2.1, whole genome shotgun sequence genome:
- the LOC107907889 gene encoding uncharacterized protein — protein MYSGGSLTYHRQLLWKMRIFVVTEPSEQVSNFIDLNQMLESCDTHPLMKEIPDMFHPYITHVQDIRGDGNCGFRAISVCLCYGEDQWLYVRHQLLDELLSSYDVYARVFTNGIDELRNSLCFSKCPAPAEHWMVMPMTGVLIANRFGVILNYLTKRGDITFFPLWRGPEHFQYHHTITIAHVYDNHNVMVQLEGDYPMSTILAYWICHRAPFTAG, from the exons ATGTATTCTGGAGGAAGTTTGACTTATCACCGTCAACTTCTGTGGAAAATGAGGATATTTGTTGTGACG GAGCCATCAGAGCAAGTTTCAAATTTCATAGACTTAAACCAGATGCTTGAATCATGTGACACTCATCCACTAATGAAAGAAATTCCAGATATGTTCCACCCTTACATCACACATGTACAAGATATCAGGGGTGATGGAAATTGTGGATTCCGAGCAATATCTGTTTGTCTTTGTTATGGCGAAGATCAATGGCTCTATGTTCGACATCAACTGCTAGACGAGTTATTGAGTTCATATGATGTCTATGCTAGAGTTTTCACTAATGGAATCGATGAATTACGTAATTCACTGTGTTTCTCAAAATGCCCTGCACCAGCAGAACACTGGATGGTTATGCCTATGACAGGTGTCCTAATTGCCAACAGGTTTGGGGTAATCCTCAATTATTTAACCAAGCGAGGTGACATAACTTTCTTTCCTCTTTGGAGAGGTCCGGAACATTTTCAATACCATCATACTATTACAATTGCACATGTATATGATAATCATAATGTGATGGTACAATTAGAAGGAGATTACCCAATGTCTACCATTTTGGCTTATTGGATCTGCCATAGAGCCCCGTTTACAGCTGGATGA